One Pichia kudriavzevii chromosome 3, complete sequence genomic window carries:
- a CDS encoding uncharacterized protein (PKUD0C07010; similar to Saccharomyces cerevisiae YPR094W (RDS3); ancestral locus Anc_3.406), translating into MSRYKTDLEICMKIPGSKIGLLCSHCDGRCPTCDSNVNSKRLVHICDECSFGSMGKSCIICGYNAKPGEQMHEAYYCSQCCLLERDRDGCPKILNVGIARSDRFFQKKSVDL; encoded by the coding sequence ATGTCTAGATACAAAACTGATCTCGAGATATGTATGAAAATTCCTGGGTCTAAAATCGGTTTATTGTGTTCCCACTGTGATGGCAGGTGCCCGACATGTGATTCGAATGTCAACTCCAAGCGTCTTGTTCATATTTGCGATGAATGTTCTTTTGGTTCAATGGGGAAAAGCTGCATCATATGTGGATATAATGCTAAGCCAGGAGAGCAAATGCACGAGGCTTACTATTGCTCACAATGTTGCTTGTTAGAAAGGGATAGAGATGGTTGTCCAAAGATTCTGAATGTAGGAATTGCAAGATCAGATaggttttttcaaaaaaaatcagttGATCTTTAA